The following are encoded in a window of Castanea sativa cultivar Marrone di Chiusa Pesio chromosome 9, ASM4071231v1 genomic DNA:
- the LOC142610788 gene encoding zinc finger protein ZAT11-like, with product MALKRMREDGGIGSLDMANCLMLLSHSLETKPKKDSRVDVFECKTCNRQFPSFQALGGHRSASHKRPKLMGEELKESTKTQNLGNKPKMHECSICGLEFAMGQALGGHMRRHRAMMDGAFSSATIEKKVPVLKRSNSKRVMCLDLNLTPLENDLKLLFGKKAPQIDFTLMI from the coding sequence ATGGCATTGAAGAGAATGAGAGAAGATGGTGGGATCGGGAGCTTAGACATGGCTAATTGTCTAATGTTGCTCTCTCATAGCTTAGAGACCAAGCCCAAGAAAGACTCACGGGTTGATGTGTTTGAGTGCAAGACTTGTAATCGCCAATTCCCATCATTTCAAGCTCTTGGTGGCCACAGATCAGCGAGCCACAAGAGACCAAAATTGATGGGGGAAGAACTGAAAGAGAGTACAAAAACTCAGAACTTGGGGAATAAGCCTAAGATGCATGAGTGCTCAATATGTGGGCTTGAGTTTGCTATGGGGCAAGCTTTGGGTGGTCACATGAGGAGGCATAGAGCAATGATGGATGGTGCATTTTCTTCCGCCACAATAGAAAAGAAAGTGCCGGTGCTGAAAAGATCAAATAGTAAGAGGGTTATGTGCTTGGACTTGAACTTGACACCTTTGGAGAAtgatttgaagttactatttgGGAAGAAGGCTCCTCAAATTGACTTTactttgatgatttga
- the LOC142610464 gene encoding uncharacterized protein LOC142610464 — MTLSLSSPLVSTPSAVQAWIRCDNMVGTWLTNSVSPKLQASIIYEDTALGIWIDLRNRLAQQNGPKIYNIQKEIADLHQGETTDTDFFTQLKVLWDQLQNNSTFPSCTCGKCTCNVNNRLSDLQSREFVMKFLMGINNSVSQVRTQIFLMDPFPSLKKVYSLMIQEETQRSAIHSSNPRVESTALATKSHDFHANFGVNYVGNNGIKGKERHVCTHCSKFGHTIDKCYKLHGFPPGYKFKGKTAMAHQVTLSQPQP; from the coding sequence ATGACACTCTCTTTGTCATCTCCATTGGTTTCTACACCTTCAGCTGTTCAAGCTTGGATTAGGTGTGACAATATGGTAGGAACTTGGTTGACAAATTCAGTTTCTCCTAAACTTCAAGCTAGTATCATCTATGAGGACACTGCGTTGGGAATTTGGATTGATTTGAGGAATCGGTTGGCTCAACAGAATGGTCCCAAGATTTACAATATTCAAAAGGAAATTGCAGATCTTCATCAAGGTGAGACTACAGATACTGACTTCTTCACTCAGTTAAAGGTTCTCTGGGATCAATTGCAAAATAATAGCACATTTCCTTCTTGCACCTGTGGGAAATGCACATGTAATGTGAACAATAGGCTTAGTGATTTGCAATCTAGAGAGTTTGTTATGAAGTTTTTGATGGGGATTAATAATTCTGTTTCGCAAGTAAGAACCCAAATCTTTCTTATGGATCCTTTTCCCTCACTCAAAAAAGTGTATTCCTTGATGATTCAAGAAGAAACACAAAGGTCTGCTATTCACAGTTCCAATCCAAGGGTAGAGTCAACTGCCTTAGCTACTAAATCACATGATTTTCATGCTAATTTTGGGGTTAACTATGTTGGCAATAATGGGATTAAGGGAAAAGAGAGGCATGTTTGCACTCACTGTAGTAAGTTTGGTCACACTATTGATAAGTGCTATAAGTTGCATGGATTTCCCCCTGGTTACAAGTTCAAGGGCAAGACTGCAATGGCACATCAAGTGACTCTTTCACAGCCTCAACCATAG
- the LOC142611089 gene encoding zinc finger protein ZAT7-like, translating into MAMKRMREDGGIESLDMANCLMLLSHSLETKPKKDSRVDVFECKTCNRQFPSFQALGGHRSASHKRPKLMGEELKERTKTQNLGNKPKMHECSICGLEFAMGQALGGHMRRHRAMMDGAFSSATIEKKVPVLKRSNSKRVMCLDLNLTPLENDLKLLFGKKAPQIDFTLMI; encoded by the coding sequence ATGGCAATGAAGAGAATGAGAGAAGATGGTGGGATCGAGAGCTTAGACATGGCTAATTGTCTAATGTTGCTCTCTCATAGCTTAGAGACCAAGCCCAAGAAAGACTCACGAGTTGATGTGTTTGAGTGCAAGACTTGTAATCGCCAATTCCCATCATTTCAAGCTCTTGGTGGCCACAGATCAGCGAGCCACAAGAGACCAAAATTGATGGGGGAAGAACTGAAAGAGCGTACAAAAACTCAGAACTTGGGGAATAAGCCTAAGATGCATGAGTGCTCAATATGTGGGCTTGAGTTTGCTATGGGGCAAGCTTTGGGTGGTCACATGAGGAGGCATAGAGCAATGATGGATGGTGCATTTTCTTCCGCCACAATAGAAAAGAAAGTGCCGGTGCTGAAAAGATCAAATAGTAAGAGGGTTATGTGTTTGGACTTGAACTTGACACCTTTGGAGAAtgatttgaagttactatttgGGAAGAAGGCTCCTCAAATTGACTTTactttgatgatttga
- the LOC142609367 gene encoding zinc finger protein ZAT11-like, which translates to MTMKRMREDGGIGSLDMANCLMLLSHSLKTKPKKASRADVFECKACTRQFPSFQALGGHRASHKRPKLMGEELKASTKTQNLGNKHKMHECSICGLEFAMGRALGGHMRRHRAMMDGVFSSATIEKKVPVLKRSNSKRVMCLDLNLTPLENDLKLLFGKKAPQIDFTLMI; encoded by the coding sequence ATGACAATGAAGAGAATGAGAGAAGATGGTGGGATCGGGAGCTTAGACATGGCTAATTGTCTAATGTTGCTCTCTCATAGCTTAAAGACCAAGCCCAAGAAAGCCTCACGAGCTGATGTGTTTGAGTGCAAGGCTTGTACTCGCCAATTCCCATCATTTCAAGCTCTTGGTGGCCACAGAGCGAGCCACAAGAGACCAAAATTGATGGGGGAAGAACTGAAAGCGAGTACAAAAACTCAGAACTTGGGGAATAAGCATAAGATGCATGAGTGCTCTATATGTGGGCTTGAGTTTGCTATGGGGCGAGCTTTGGGTGGTCACATGAGGAGGCATAGAGCAATGATGGATGGTGTATTTTCTTCCGCCACAATAGAAAAGAAAGTGCCGGTGCTGAAAAGATCAAACAGTAAGAGGGTAATGTGCTTGGACTTGAACTTGACACCTTTGGAGAAtgatttgaagttactatttgGGAAGAAGGCTCCTCAAATTGACTTTactttgatgatttga